In Bufo gargarizans isolate SCDJY-AF-19 chromosome 5, ASM1485885v1, whole genome shotgun sequence, the following are encoded in one genomic region:
- the LOC122939654 gene encoding protein lifeguard 1-like, which yields MQKSGPHSDYDNLPMSYVQAGQNPAYPPQAPPYSSTYMPAAPPYSEQNPSLVGAPGYSAYPPPPDQPHHGFLGEGGPKPDVEMPPEYTAGIEDINPFSERAVRRAFIRKVYITLTIQLVITFGLVFMFTFWQTLRQWTWQNPYLAYALLPSTFILIMVLACCNQARRRVPLNFILLGIFTVFEGCLLGSLAAFFDADAVMWATGATILVTLGLTIFALQTKWDFTILSGGLMVALLVLLSFGILAAIFRSLWLNIVYACIGTFIFGMYLVVDTQLITGGKHRYSISPEEYIFAALNIYVDIINLFMLLLQIFGLCR from the exons ATGCAGAAGAGCGGTCCCCACAGCGACTATGATAATCTACCGATGAGTTATGTACAAGCAGGTCAAAACCCAGCCTACCCTCCACAGGCACCACCATACTCCTCCACCTACATGCCAGctgcaccaccatacagtgaacaAAACCCCTCACTGGTGGGTGCGCCAGGTTATAGCGCCTACCCTCCTCCTCCTGACCAGCCTCATCATGGTTTCCTTGGTGAAGGTGGTCCCAAACCAGATGTAGAAATGCCACCGGAGTACACGGCTGGGATTGAGGATATCAACCCATTCTCTGAACGTGCAGTCAGAAGAG CCTTTATCCGAAAGGTCTACATCACACTGACCATCCAGCTGGTGATAACTTTTGGACTCGTGTTCATGTTTACATTTTG GCAAACACTGAGGCAGTGGACATGGCAAAATCCTTATCTTGCATACGCACTTCT ACCTAGTACTTTCATTCTGATTATGGTGCTTGCTTGCTGTAACCAGGCTCGTCGGAGAGTTCCATTAAACTTCATACTCCTTGGAATCTTT ACTGTGTTTGAAGGCTGTTTGCTGGGATCGCTTGCAGC GTTCTTTGATGCTGATGCCGTGATGTGGGCCACCGGAGCCACCATACTTGTCACGTTGGGTCTGACTATTTTTGCTTTGCAAACAAAG TGGGACTTCACCATCCTGTCAGGTGGCCTTATGGTTGCTCTTTTGGTTTTGCTGTCTTTTGGCATATTAGCTGCCATTTTCAGGTCATTG TGGCTAAATATTGTCTATGCATGCATTGGGACCTTCATTTTTGGAATG TACTTGGTTGTGGACACGCAGTTAATCACAGGTGGAAAGCACCGTTACTCAATCAGCCCCGAGGAATACATCTTTGCTGCTCTGAACATTTATGTGGACATCATCAACCTCTTCATGCTCCTCCTGCAGATATTTGGGTTGTGTCGTTAA
- the LOC122939649 gene encoding gastrula zinc finger protein XlCGF26.1-like gives MDMASSHLCQEVLKLTLEIIYLLTGEGYTIVKKAEEAITIPPLTSVIQKENYDKKILQLTNQITQLISGEVPLRCEDVTVYFSMEEWDYVEEHKSVYKDILIDGDQLSPLGELCSKNYIEDYAIVSSDYTWEGEETVQEFKEENLNIPLSTTAAESLDSHEHFRPSLDTSDSDGLFTPPEPNECIIQNPTVISQEALFTLNKNFPCPECEKCFKHKNSLSIHIKTHTGERSLSCSECGKSFIHRRSLLDHRRIHTGEKPFPCSECGKCFRHKVGLLSHQRTHTGEKPYGCSECGKFFAGKTARNRHQRAHTGEKPFLCFDCGASYTRKEYLTEHQKIHSGERPFSCSYCEKSFTHKFTLTQHECICPAKKSSQQDKKTTENREIVSPELLNDNKAIAQEFKEEIPSIPLLYAATFTSDLYWRSPSDIIDHIPHSAELLVHPKSDECVLPTPTFISENTVHTVKKAFPCPECQKCFKLKKSLSIHMKTHTGERPLVCSECGKSFIHKRSLLDHRRIHTGEKPFPCSECGKCFRHKVGLLSHRRTHTGEKPYGCSECGKHFAGKTSLICHQRTHTGEKPFSCSDCGVNFSRKEYVNEHQKIHTGEKPFSCSYCGNSFTHKSSLLHHQFICPAKNILL, from the exons ATGGACATGGCCAGCAGTCACCTGTGCCAGGAGGTCCTGAAACTAACCCTGGAGATCATCTACCtcctgactggagag GGCTACACCATAGTGAAGAAGGCAGAAGAAGCCATCACCATCCCTCCGCTGACCTCAGTGATACAAAAGGAGAATTATGATAAAAAGATTCTACAACTCACCAACCAAATCACTCAGCTGATCTCTGGAGAG GTTCCTCTACGATGTGAGGATGTAACGgtttatttctccatggaggagtgggactATGTAGAAGAACACAAGAGTGTGTACAAGGACATCCTGATAGATGGGGACCAGCTCTCACCATTGG gtGAACTTTGCAGCAAAAACTACATAGAAGATTATGCAATTGTATCTTCTGACTATACGTGGGAAGGTGAAGAAACAGTACAAGAATTTAAAGAAGAAAACCTCAATATCCCACTTTCCACCACCGCGGCAGAGTCCTTAGATTCTCATGAACACTTCAGACCTTCTCTTGATACATCAGACAGTGATGGACTGTTCACACCTCCCGAGCCTAATGAATGCATCATCCAGAACCCAACAGTTATATCCCAGGAAGCGCTTTTTACCTTGAATAAGAACTTTCCCTgtccagaatgtgagaaatgttttaaacACAAAAATAGTCTTTCGATACACATTAAAACCCACACGGGGGAAAGGTCATTGTcttgttctgaatgtgggaaaagCTTCATCCACAGGCGGAGTCTCCTGGATCACCGAAGAATCCACACTGGGGAGAAGCCGTTTCCATGTTCAGAGTGTGGAAAGTGCTTTAGACATAAAGTCGGTCTTCTAAGCCACCAGAGAACTCACACGGGGGAGAAGCCATATGGGTGTTCAGAGTGCGGGAAATTTTTTGCAGGGAAAACGGCTCGTAATCGTCATCAGCGAGCGCATactggagagaagccatttttgtGTTTTGATTGCGGAGCAAGTTACACGCGAAAAGAGTATCTGACTGAGCATCAGAAAATTCATTCCGGTGAAAGACCATTTTCATGTTCTTATTGTGAGAAGAGTTTCACCCATAAATTCACTCTTACCCAACATGAGTGCATTTGTCCTGCAAAGAAATCCTCcc AACAAGACAAGAAAACTACAGAGAATCGTGAAATTGTGTCTCCTGAACTTTTAAATGACAATAAAGCAATCGCACAGGAATTTAAAGAAGAAATCCCCAGTATCCCCCTACTCTACGCAGCTACATTTACTTCCGATTTGTACTGGAGGTCTCCATCGGATATTATTGACCACATCCCTCATAGTGCTGAATTGCTGGTGCACCCTAAATCCGATGAATGTGTCCTCCCGACTCCAACCTTTATCTCTGAGAACACGGTTCACACTGTTAAAAAGGCCTTTCCATGTCCTGAATGCCAAAAATGCTTCAAACTGAAGAAAAGCCTTTCTATACATATGAAAACCCACACCGGGGAGAGACCGCTCGTGTGCTCCGAATGTGGCAAGAGCTTCATCCATAAGCGGAGTCTCCTGGATCACCGAAGGATTCACACCGGGGAGAAGCCGTTTCCTTGTTCCGAGTGTGGAAAATGCTTCAGACACAAAGTTGGTCTTCTAAGCCACCGGAGAACCCACACCGGGGAGAAGCCGTATGGGTGCTCGGAGTGTGGGAAACATTTTGCCGGGAAAACGTCTCTTATTTGCCACCAGAGAACTCACACGGGAGAGAAGCCTTTTTCGTGTTCAGACTGTGGCGTGAATTTCTCGCGGAAAGAATACGTTAATGAGCATCAGAAAATTCATACTGGGGAAAAACCATTTTCCTGCTCCTACTGCGGGAATAGCTTCACTCATAAATCCTCTCTCCTTCACCATCAGTTTATTTGCCCGGCAAAGAATATCCTTCTATGA